The Budorcas taxicolor isolate Tak-1 chromosome 2, Takin1.1, whole genome shotgun sequence genome window below encodes:
- the CXCR2 gene encoding C-X-C chemokine receptor type 2 — protein MDGFNWDNYSDEDFGNYSYNTDLPSILPDSAPCRPESLDINKHAVVIIYALVFLLSLLGNSLVMLVILYSRVGRSVTDVYLLNLAMADLLFAMTLPIWAASKAKGWIFGTPLCKVVSLLKEVNFYSGILLLACISMDRYLAIVHATRTLTQKRHWVKFICLGIWALSVILALPIFIFRRAIHPPYSSAVCYEDMGANTTKWRMVMRVLPQTFGFLLPLLVMLFCYGLTLRTLFSAQMGQKHRAMRVIFAVVLVFLLCWLPYNLVLVMDTLMRAQVITETCQRRNDIGRALDATEILGFLHSCLNPLIYVFIGQKFRHGLLKIMAIHGLISKEFLAKDGRPSFVGSSSGNTSTTL, from the coding sequence ATGGATGGATTTAACTGGGATAATTACAGCGATGAAGATTTTGGCAATTACAGTTACAACACTGACCTGCCCTCTATTCTACCAGACTCTGCCCCATGTCGGCCAGAATCTCTGGATATCAATAAGCATGCTGTGGTCATCATCTATGCCCTGGTCTTCTTGctaagcctcctgggaaactcCCTGGTGATGCTGGTCATCTTGTACAGCCGGGTCGGTCGCTCTGTCACTGATGTCTACCTGCTGAACCTGGCCATGGCTGACCTGCTCTTCGCCATGACCTTGCCTATCTGGGCCGCCTCCAAGGCAAAGGGCTGGATCTTCGGCACACCCCTGTGCAAGGTGGTCTCACTCCTGAAGGAAGTCAACTTCTACAGCGGTATTCTACTGCTGGCCTGCATCAGCATGGACCGCTACCTGGCCATTGTCCATGCCACACGCACGCTGACCCAGAAGCGGCACTGGGTCAAGTTCATATGTTTAGGCATCTGGGCCCTGTCCGTGATCCTGGCCCTGCCCATCTTCATCTTCCGCAGGGCCATCCACCCACCCTATTCCAGTGCAGTCTGCTACGAGGACATGGGTGCCAATACAACGAAATGGCGAATGGTGATGAGGGTCCTGCCCCAGACCTTTGGCTTCCTCCTGCCCCTGCTGGTCATGCTTTTCTGCTACGGACTCACCCTGCGCACACTGTTTTCAGCCCAAATGGGGCAGAAGCACCGGGCCATGCGGGTCATCTTTGCTGTCGTGCttgtcttcctgctctgctggcTGCCCTACAACCTGGTCCTGGTCATGGACACCCTCATGAGGGCCCAGGTGATCACCGAGACCTGTCAGCGTCGCAACGACATTGGCCGGGCCCTGGATGCCACGGAGATCCTGGGCTTCCTGCACAGCTGCCTCAACCCTCTCATCTACGTCTTCATTGGCCAGAAGTTTCGCCACGGACTCCTCAAGATCATGGCCATCCATGGCCTGATCAGCAAGGAGTTCTTGGCCAAGGATGGCAGGCCTTCCTTTGTTGGCTCTTCTTCAGGGAACACGTCTACTACCCTCTGA